The following DNA comes from Epinephelus lanceolatus isolate andai-2023 chromosome 1, ASM4190304v1, whole genome shotgun sequence.
TTTTAAAAAGATACGTCGTGTAGTGAAGGACCCGTCCGGCTGCTTATGAGTGTGTCAGCTGCGCAGCTTCACAGATCTATAAACACTGGGGAGTAGGTGAAGTGCGCCATTTTGTTGACTCGTTCAGGTTGGTGTTAGCGGAAAGCTTTGCCTGCCTGAATAACTGCCTGTCAATATGTGCAGCGACTTTTAGCTATTATAGTTTAAACCCACATTTTTTCCTATTATCACAGTAATTTAATCATATATAGCTAAAGaagttaaacaaacattttttatttagtgGAAACAGCATGCTACTGCAACTTTACAAACAGGCAAACGCATGGGCAGCTATTACGTGCAATCACAATGGCGGATAAACTTGTTGATGTTGAGTTGGCAGTTTGGCTTCAGCGTGAATTACTTCAGCAGTGCTATctggttttattttaataactaATTGCACCTTCACTgcatatattttaaattttagcATATGAGCACAGTTCAAAGCCATTAGTTTGCTGACGGTCCCGTTGTGTTTCAGTGCGGTCGCCACGCATCGGTCCagcagcagccagagttcaCCTCAGTCCACATTAGCCAGCCAGCTAATTCATCTCTGGCTGCACTCAGATCAGCTGTGAgacttttacttgtttttatatgtttttttaatcagacGTGTTATTGGAGTGGATGAGGCCGTTGTCATCATGACACTGAGGAAAGGTGAGTCAGTGTGGAGGAAGCATGCCTGTCATCATGACTAGATAATGCAGTGTGAATGGAGAAGTTCCTTACCGCAATACTGAGGCAGTTTCTTCATTGACTcttttggcctgttgcaccaAACCTATCATTGATATCAGCTTGTCATTGTGTCTTTCAGTAAACGTGATCATCCTTGTGCTACTGGCTGTAGCCTTCCTCATCATAGTACAACGAAATCTTCTCAACCTCAGTGATATTTTACACAAAGAAAACCCAGGTATGTTGACCTTGGTGCTGGGGGAGAATATTGTGTACCTACACATGGGGTTCACATCTTCCTCAGAAGAACAAGTGTAGTGTTGTCAACATCTTTTAAACCATGGAAGTAATTTGTGAAATCCTAAATATGTGTGTATCCAGATGCAGGTATGATTCTTCCCTTTGAATCTGAGCTGGCTCCGGACCTCAAACAAGAGACcgtgaggaaaggagaggagatcCCTGTCCTCATCACCGCTGCTGAGGAGAGACTGGGAGCTGTGATCGCTGCCATGAACAGTGTCTACCAGAACAGTAAAGCCAATGTCGTCTTCACCATAGTGACTCTGAATGACACAGTGGAACACCTCAAGTAAGACAATGGAGCATTTCTGCATTGTTACACCAAGCATACCATTATATCCCTTTGGCCATTTAATGCATAGGACTTTGTGAAATGTCAGTCATTTGATTTCAGTCACCATTGTTGGACTCTAACACAACCTTTTCTCCTCGTTTTACCAACAGTGCATGGCTAAGTAAGTCACGGCTAAAAAATATCAAGTATAAGATCGTCATTTTCAAGCCTGAGCTCCTGAACAGGAAGATATCTAAAGATCCTCAGACGCTGGAGGCTACCAAACCGGTGAGACTGCAGAATGTTTTATCACTGTCCCAGAATAAATATTCATGCTACTCTTTACAAATGTTCATCTCATGCAAACtttgtttaaatttttattttccagTTGACTTTTGCCAGGTTTTATCTACCTGTATACATACCTGAGGCAGAGAAAGCTATCTATTTGGATGATGATATCATTGTACAAGGTAAGATAAAGGAAGAGAACTACCTGGGCCGCAAAATTAAAGAGACTGTTTTACAGCTATTTGTCATTCAGATAGTTCATTTTTAACGCACCTAATGCATAGTTTTAAACTATACATGTTGATGCCTGTTGTGTTGGATCTCAGGGGACATTCAGGAGCTCTATGACGCCAACATCAAATCGGGACATGCAGCTGCTTTTTCTGATGACTGTGATTCAGCATCCGCTAAGGGCATCATTCGAGGGGCTGGAAATCAGGTGGGCCATTTCTTGCATGAGTTTTTTAGTAAAGGAGTAAGTAAGAGTGTCATAATGTTGAATGTTTCCATGTGAATATGGTgacttttaattaaataatgaatCTTCTCCAACAGAATAACTACATAGGTTTCTTGGACTTCAAGAAGGACGCTATCAAGAAACTGGGAATGAGGGCCAACACATGCTCCTTCAACCCCGGCGTCATCATCGCCAACCTGACTGAGTGGCGGAACCAGAACATCACCCAGCAGCTGGAGCACTGGATGGAACTCAACACAAAGTACGTTACTCAAAAGATGGATGAATATGAAGCAGTCTGTCTTGCTAAATATACAAAAACTGAAGGCAAAAATCTggattttatttctctgttttacattaattaaacaaaaaatgtaatctAGTGGACTCTTTCTGTTCTTAAACTTTATTTGTTGGTTTCTTCAGGGAGGATCTGTACAGTAAGACACTGGCGGAGAGTATCACCACCCCCCCACTCctcattgttttttacaaacgTCACTCCGCGATCGACCCAATGTGGCACGTCAGGCACCTTGGTAAGTTCTGCTTAGTTACTAGAAGACATAAAGAGTTTATTTTCA
Coding sequences within:
- the glt8d1 gene encoding glycosyltransferase 8 domain-containing protein 1, coding for MTLRKVNVIILVLLAVAFLIIVQRNLLNLSDILHKENPDAGMILPFESELAPDLKQETVRKGEEIPVLITAAEERLGAVIAAMNSVYQNSKANVVFTIVTLNDTVEHLNAWLSKSRLKNIKYKIVIFKPELLNRKISKDPQTLEATKPLTFARFYLPVYIPEAEKAIYLDDDIIVQGDIQELYDANIKSGHAAAFSDDCDSASAKGIIRGAGNQNNYIGFLDFKKDAIKKLGMRANTCSFNPGVIIANLTEWRNQNITQQLEHWMELNTKEDLYSKTLAESITTPPLLIVFYKRHSAIDPMWHVRHLGTTGAGNRYSPQFVKAAKLLHWNGHYKPWGRTSSYPDVWDKWFIPDPTGKFHPVRKHTADN